A portion of the Cydia fagiglandana chromosome 7, ilCydFagi1.1, whole genome shotgun sequence genome contains these proteins:
- the LOC134666310 gene encoding uncharacterized protein LOC134666310, which produces MASDPDDFDQNIENLKATVKQSFARIYASLKARELKTLRQLDAIRKQCQNDNDLKRNCVQNIHISYDNESTLLENVSDYGVIDLEKLNFDNSIFTLEEYVSPNDDHMYSYKTIEELNKEKDENLAIEEAALRQLTRTENCVCYVNIRTEEVSKQFREVIIDPAPVKPAQEPECVENKEAISENVTEDEKSDSSDPEVVKIDPTDDWLNSIKSQTETEPSQVSDVMEHSTITCS; this is translated from the exons ATGGCGAGTGATCCAGATGATTTTGATCAAAATATTGAAAAC TTAAAAGCAACAGTAAAACAGTCATTTGCTCGCATTTACGCTTCTCTAAAGGCGAGGGAACTCAAGACGCTGAGGCAGCTCGATGCTATACGTAAACAATGCCAAAACGACAATGATCTGAAGcgaaactgtgttcaaaatatccATATATCTTATGATAATGAGTCCACATTACTAGAAAATGTAAGTGATTACGGTGTAATCGATTTAGAAAAGCTTAATTTTGATAATAGTATATTTACCCTGGAAGAATACGTAAGTCCGAATGATGACCACATGTACTCCTATAAGACTATCGAGGAATTGAATAAAGAAAAGGATGAAAATTTGGCTATAGAAGAGGCAGCTCTAAGACAGTTGACTAGAACGGAGAATTGTGTGTGTTACGTGAACATAAGAACTGAAGAAGTTTCCAAACAGTTTAGAGAAGTAATAATTGACCCTGCACCGGTTAAGCCAGCGCAAGAGCCTGAATGTGTAGAAAATAAAGAAGCAATCAGTGAGAACGTTACAGAAGATGAAAAGAGTGACAGTTCTGATCCCGAGGTAGTTAAGATAGATCCTACAGATGATTGGTTGAATTCCATAAAGAGTCAAACTGAGACCGAGCCTTCGCAAGTAAGTGACGTAATGGAGCACAGTACAATA